A section of the Lynx canadensis isolate LIC74 chromosome A1, mLynCan4.pri.v2, whole genome shotgun sequence genome encodes:
- the TMEM161B gene encoding transmembrane protein 161B isoform X2: MKPTQEMNISLVWCLLVLSFAIKVLFSLTTHYFKVEDGGERSVCVTFGFFFFVKAMAVLIVTENYLEFGLETGFTNFSDSAMQFLEKQGLESQGPVSKLTFKFFLAIFCSLIGAFLTFPGLRLAQMHLDALNLATEKITQTLLHINFLAPLFMVLLWVKPITKDYIMNPPLGKESVPLMTEATFDTLRLWLIILLCALRLAMMRSHLQAYLNLAQKCVDQMKKEAGRISTVELQKMVARVFYYLCVIALQYVAPLVMLLHTTLLLKTLGNHSWGIYPESISTLPVDNSLPSNSVYSELPSTDGKMKVTVTQITVALSSLKNIFTPLLFRGLLSFLTWWIAACLFSTSLFGLFYHQYLTVA; this comes from the exons CAAAGTTCTATTTTCATTAACTACACACTATTTTAAAGTTGAAGATGGTGGTGAAAGATCAGTCTGTGttacttttggattttttttctttgtgaaagcAATGGCAGTCTTGATTGTAACCGAAAACTATCTGGAATTTGGACTCGAAACAG GGTTTACAAATTTTTCAGATAGTGCGATGCAGTTTCTTGAAAAGCAAGGTTTAGAATctca ggGTCCTGTTTCAAAACTTACCTTCAAATTTTTCCTGGCTATTTTCTGTTCACTCATTGGGGCTTTTTTGACATTTCCTGGATTACGACTGGCTCAAATGCATCTGGATGCCCTGAATTTGGCAACAGAAAAAATTACACA AACATTACTTCATATCAACTTCTTGGCTCCTTTATTTATGGTTCTGCTCTGGGTTAAACCAATCACCAAAGACTACATTATGAACCCACCACTGGGTAAAGAAAGTGTCCCTTT AATGACAGAAGCTACATTTGATACTTTGCGACTCTGGCTAATAATCCTGCTGTGTGCTTTGCGGTTGGCCATGATGCGCAGTCACCTGCAAGCTTACTTAAACTTAGCCCAGAAATGTGTGGATCAGATGAAGAAAGAAGCAGGGAGAATAAGTACAGTCGAGCTACAGAAAATG GTGGCTCGAGTCTTCTATTACCTTTGTGTCATTGCACTGCAGTACGTGGCCCCTCTGGTAATGCTGCTTCACACAACTCTGCTTTTGAAAACACTAG GTAATCATTCCTGGGGGATTTATCCAGAATCTATCTCTACCTTGCCAGTGGATAATAGTCTACCCTCCAATTCTGTTTACTCTGAATTGCCATCTACTGATGGGAAGATGAAGGTAACTGTTACACAAATAACAGTGGCACTGAGcagcttaaaaaacattttcactcCTCTGCTTTTTCGGGGACTTCTGTCTTTTCTGACCTGGTGGATTGCTGCTTGTCTCTTTTCTACAAGCCTTTTTGGGCTTTTCTATCACCAGTATCTGACTGTGGCATGA